In Cryptomeria japonica chromosome 1, Sugi_1.0, whole genome shotgun sequence, the sequence TTCATTATATTCTACTAATGGCTCATTATGCTCTATttcttctatatattcaagtgACACAACACTTTCTTGATTTTCCTAATCAATATGATTTCTAACTACACCTTTTTTATTATTGTCCTCTTTAATTTAATGACATCCATATACCCTATTACCAACTTCCCCACACCTGTAAAAAATTCTATTGTACCCTATATGTTATTTATTACTAACCCATCCTATTTATGTATACTATCTTCCTCCTATGCCATCCTATTTTTGCATATTATCTTCCTCCTATGCCTCGGCTAGAATGATTATTTTGATGAAATAAATAtttcttaatatattttatttcccTTACAAGTCTTCAGATTAATTTAGAACCACAAAAATCTGGAGGAATGCTGAATTTAGAACCATTGCTACATTTGATAAAGCCACCATATCTACTTCTAAAAATAACAAATATACTGAATCTAGTAAGTTGCCATCAAATTTAGAGTTCGAACCCATCAAATTCAGTAGATTTAATAGTTGCACAAGGTTTACTAAGCTATGTAAAGGGATCTATAGTAGGTCTATGGCGGAGCTTAAAGCCACACTAACCTTGATAAAAGGTTTGTGGCTCTCCCTAAAGAGGGGTCCATGGCTTATGAACAAATCAAACTTTTTGAGACTTTACACTAGCCATAGGATGCCATGTCCTTAATGATGTTCGAAAGAATGTTTCATATTACAAGATATTTGAGCTTCATTTTGCCTCCAACACTCAAGAGTTCAAACTCAACTATCATATCAAACTTTCACCACTCTAATGTGGGATCCAAGAGTGTACAATTGACCTAATCTCTTCTGCACAACTGATCTAaatctaaaaaatttaaaattgaacctaCATTCCTCACTTCTAATAGTCATTATGAACAAACTAAACTGCAAATTATTTCAAATTAGACACAAGGGTGATGTATTTAAAGACTACCCTAATTCATTTAAATCATGTAGTACATATTTAAGATAGAGAGAATCTAGTACATATATACATCACAAGCGAAACCTTGCAACATGAACATTACTTCCACATCCAATGGGCATATTGCATGACTGCTAATTGTCTTCGATCTTTATACATTATCATTGGGTCAATCCAATTAGGAATTGCCAAACAAATCCTTACCCAACAAATTCCCAAACAGGGCCTATTGACACTGTTTTCTCAGATACAACTATATCAAATTGAGACAAATTTTCCCAATCATCAAAATATGACAAACTACAGCCTTGTTAGACATAGATCCTGTTATGACAGTCAAAATGTGACCCTGTAATGACAGTCAAAATATTAGTGTCTGGATTTGAAGTTTCTAATATAACTGGAAAGCGATATCCTTTTCTGCAGCCCCATGTTTATGTCCTCAGATCCACATTTGTGGTTGAGGGGCGTTACAATAAGATTGCTCCCTCACCAGCATCAATTCCTTTTCTATGAAGGCAGCAGGAGTGAACATGAATTTGTATGTCTTACACTCTCCCAAGGGAAAACTATCGTCAATGCGGGCACCACTTCCCCTTTTGTTTGTGTATCCTGGATAATCTGTTATTCTGAAAGTGACACAATCCTTTAAAGAAAGTCCGGCCTTCATTGCTTCTCCTACCAAATTCCATTTTCCATATGTCAACCCCTCCTTGTGGCTGACATGGATTTCTCCCATACAGCTCAGGAGCATTCTTGCACTCTGAAAAAACTTACTCACTAAATCCCTGTGCTTATTAATAACCTCATCGCTGTCTTCCTTGCCCCAAAAGCCTGAATGAGGGAAATTAAACACAATTCTGTCAAACATGGTTCCCTTGAAGATCCCCAGCTGATTTATTATGGTTGCATCCACATCATGCAGCACACATGCTCCACGACTTAGTAAGTTAAAAATTGAATTCCCCGCAGATTTGTAAAATCTTAAAACCATCTCTGCATTTAAAATATTCATGGATATATTAACTAAATGGTCTAAAGAAGTCACAATAGAAATATTCAGAACAGAGTAATATACAATTAGGGAGAATTGAATACAAATTATGCCAGACCTTTGCTATTAAGTGATGTTGCTACAATATTCTCTGCAGACCCAAATGCTGTGGCCAAGGAAGAAGAAAACGAGAAGTCTCCCTCTCCAACCAACAGAATCCTATGTAGGCTGGAATAGTGCATATGTATGGTCTGGAATGGGATGAACCTCTGCAGAAATTTGCTTACAAAAAACCTACAGTCAGCTCATATTTAGACCAATATCCACATTCAAGAATGTCCCCACACAGGACAAAGCGATTCTCCTCCCCCTTAGAGTTGCTCATTTGAAAACAAAATCAATTTTGACAATAAATttaaagaatctgacatcctctCAACCTTTTCTTGAAGATATTACAAAATGTTTTCTGAAAAGTGGCCAATACTTTGCATAAAACTATAAAATCCTAACAGTTGCAAAAGATTTCTTCTACCTTTGCCAAAGTagcagtttttcaattttgaactaATTACTAATTAGAGTACTGTAATAAAACCACCTGGTATTCAAGTTACTGGTTCTCCGGGCACCcaataaaatcatttaaaaaaaaaagatgcatCAGTCTGCTAATAAGAAGTAAAAATTAATCATTGCAAAGAGTAACTCAGCCATAATATTAAACAGGGTTGCATTGGAGCTCTCTTCATTAAAAATACCAACACAGCTAATCAATAAGCCTTTTCCTCTAGAAGGTGTTTACTCATCAACTTTGTTACTATTATTGGATCAGCTTTTTATATGAATTCTGAAATACCCATTCTTATCTGTCTTTTAACTCCTCCCAGCTTCAGGGTCTTCTTGAAACGTTGACTGCTATCTTGACTTCTACTGGAATCACATTGGCTCACACCTTAATTTCCACAAGAACCAGTTGCCGTCAACTGTACCTTACTGTCATACCAGTTTACAGCTATCCTTGACCATTCAAGTGTCCTCAAAGCAGCTAGCCCTCAAGCGTACCACACTCTCGTCAATCCTTGATATAGCTACCCTTGCAGTTTCCATCTTCCCTTGATTTCCAATTACAGTACCCCAAAAATAAAACTGTAGACTGCAACACTCTGAAACAGATTGTCCAAATCTTCGGCACTGCGATTTTATTCCATTCACCTCAGAACACCTATAAATCCAAACAGCCCTACAACATGACCTCTTATTACCGTATTTTTCGTGTACCATATACACCTTCAACACTAAAATCAGAAACATTAGGGCCAGGACCAAGAAGTAAAGACCAGATGAGAAAACATATTCGCAGTTCAGAAAGGAACAAACCCAAATTCCTAATGCCCAACAACCCCTTAAAAAGAACCAGTGTCTCCATACTCCTGAAATCGCCCAAAAAAGCAAAACCCGTCCTGAAATTGCCCAAAAAAAAACCTCATCCTCTAAAATTGGAGAAACGAAAACCTAAAATGTGGCAAAAACAAACCTAAAAAGAGTGCTCACCATTGCAAAACCTCAGTTGACGCAACCTTGTCAACACCCTCCAAGCCTTAAAGTCAAAATTATAGCCTCTTTTAACTAAACCCTCAGATTATTACTGGGAGCAGACTCCCAGTCCAACAGACAGCACTAAGCCATAAGTTACCAGGGCACCCATACAGTTGCATACATTTTTGAAAACTAAATCTGCCAGAGCATTAGCCAAACTTGATCCTGCTCCAACTCTTCCCCCTACTGCCATTATGGTACATTGAAGCACATCCCAAAACCACTAACCCTTAATATAAATTCATATAATTGAGTAACCATTAAGACATACCCCAGATTGCATGCATTCTGTTGTGGGTAGTatagtttttttttaaactaaCGCTGCCAAAGCATTAGTCAAACTCGATACTGGCTCCAATTCTTCCCTCTACCGCCATTATAGTAAATCAAAGCACATCCAAAACCCACTAACCCTTAATATAAATTCATATAATTGAGTACCCATTATAACATACCCCAGATTGCATGCATTCTGTTGTGGGTACTACAGTTTTATGAAAACTAACTCTGCCAGAGCATTAGCCAAACTTGATACAGCTCCAATTCTTCCCTCTACCCCCGTTATAGTACATTAAAGCACATCCGAAAAACACTAACCCTTAATATAAATTCATATAATTGAGTAACCATTATAACATACCCAAGATTAAATGCATTCTGTTGTAGGTGGTAAAGATTTTTGAAAACTAAAAGCATTAGCCAAACTTCATACTGCTCCAACTCTTCCCCCTACTGCCATTATAGTACATTAAAGGATATCCCAAAACCACTAACGCTAAAAATAAATTCATATGATTGAGTAACCATTAAAACATACCCAAGAGAAAGCAAACTTACTTGGGAAAGCACTGCTCCTTCTATCTGCCTCTGTAATTCTTGAAGGATTGTATTGCCATATGGAAGCTGCTCCATGATAGAATAGACTTGCCAAGACTGAAAAATAAAATGTGGGTAACCTTAAAAACCAACAATCCAACTTAAATTACAGCATTCGAGTATCAATACGATTGACTTCTCCAACAAGACAGGGTGCCGCGAAACCTTAACATGCAAGAATACAACCGAGGTATAACGAACTTAAAGTATAAAGTTAATTAAAGCCACGAATCTCAGCTTGCCGACTGTGGAATTCGTCCACTTCCAAGCAATTGACACCTTGGCCCGTTGGGTAGGATGTCATGGTCAATTCAAGGTGATGTTCGCAGTTATGTTGGGGATAAGCGAGAAGGATAAGAGAATCTTCGTTGGTCTTTGAAAATATCATAAAACATGTGTTAGTGGTAGGGTGTTGTCATATTCCACAATTTTCCTGGAAATGCGGCTCTGCATTGTTTAGAAAATGGCTTCGCTCGGAAGTTTCATAAAATGAAACATAGTCCTTCACCCGATCGATCTGGATTTATTCCGAACTGTTTGTGATGaatctatatataatatattaagcacCCCCACCGACTCTTATGGTTATAGCTGTCAAGCTACATTGTTTAAGAGACCTTGCTATCTTAGAATTCTCTCCATGAATACACAAAATGTACATGCACAGTTTTGCCCAATTTGCCACTCGGGAAGAGCACCCATTACCAAGTTAAAATTATGTTTATCTTTTGTTTATCCAACTTcctaattattaattttaaagaaattAGAAATGATAATTAAATgtctattaataaatttcacatataCTAATAGCTGTCCGCTTTatcttcaacaattaaaactttttttttgtattaataatAAGGATTTCAAAATATACAGTTAGACGTAATCAAGTCCGGGCCTCATAGAGGCAGCAAAAAAAGGGTACGAGGCAGGGCCTCACATCGAGGAGATCAAAAGAGAGTATACAGTATAGACATGTTTACTACAAAAACAACATCAAAAGGAGACAGACTAAAGCAGGATGCCATCAATGGCATCAACCCAGGTCGTCCATCCCTTATCCCCCTCCATCCAAACAACTTTCTTGTTTTCCTGGATCGGCATGGCAAGCACCTCCTTTTTGGTGTTCTTGTTCCGCCTGATTTCTTGGTTCATTTTGTTCAGGGTCTTGTCAAAAGCTTTGATGTCATCAATGTTCTTTTTCCACTCGTAGCCGTGCTTCATCTCATAAACAAAGGAGGTGGCGTGACCGGTCTTCAGGAACCGCCTAAGCTTGTCTTTATCAATCATCATCATGGTATAGACCTGCAAGAGGATTTTAAAATATGTGAGTTTACGGTAAAACTCAGTAAGGGACCGGGGTTTGTCCTAATATTTTTCCTCGTTCCTGCACTTCCAGAGCTGCCACAAGATGTTAGAAGAGAGAATGTACCAAAAAAGATTAGTATCCTTTTTAATCCCATAAATATGTCCAGTCACAATATTCAAAATGGAGTAATCAAGTGGATAAGATATATCAAACATTTGCCAAATTTTCCTGGCAAAAATACAATCAAAAAAGATATGTCTACAAGTTTCAGGCATCTTACAGAATTTACAGTATTCAGTTTGAGCTTCCAAGTTCCTGACAGGGAGTCTGTTCAGTAACAACAACCATCTAAAGTATTTAATTTTAGGTTCAATgggccccttccaaaggtggttaaGGAGTTTCTTCCAGGAACAGCTATCAAGGGAGGTATACCAAAGAGCATTAATATGTTCAATGATGGAGCTGTTATGATTGATAACATTGTAAATATTTTTTGCCTTAATCTTGCTGAAGATGTTACCATCAGGCCATTTGCACTGAAGGAACCTATTGGAATCCACATAGCAGGTCATGGGGAGATCTTTAGTGGCTTTAACAAtcatattatatgttttcttttgcGAGTCAGGAATGTTAAATTTAGTTTTGAGATCATTCCAAGGCATCAGTTGGTTATGTTCAAATAGGTCAATCAATTGGGATATCCCTTTATTGTTCCAGTACCTGGCAGAGCAGCCTTGTGAGAGGGCTAAGGGCTTTCCCGAGAGCTGTAAGTTCCACCAAATAGATCTTTCGCCGTATAGAGTTTGACTATCATGGTAGTCCTTATTGTTTACAAACTTTCTAACCTGTTCCCAAGCCCTCCAAATGGAGCAGAAAACTGCAGATCCATGGACCTTAATAGGAAAGCTACCCATGATCAGATCAGCAAGGGGCAGGCCCTTCCAGGATTTGGCATGCTTAGGGAAACCCATTTCTATGTTGTTTCTAATAAGGATTTTCCATGGGGAGTCACCCTCCATAGAGTGGAAGATCCATTTAGCGGCAAGAGCAACTCCTTGAGTTCTGAGATCCTTCAAGCCCAATCCCCCAAGGAGGCTATCCGTATGACACCATTGCCACTTAACAGCATGCATTTTCCTAGTTCCTctgccatcagaccaaaggaattgTCTAATGGCCTTCTGGATCTCAAATATCTGACAGTTATTGAACAACCAGGCCGAAGAGAAGTATATGTTATAGGatgagagaattttctggcaaacttGAACCCTGCCAGCAAGAGAAAGGGAACGGTTATGCCACTTATTAAGCTTGGAGTTAATTTTGTCTTTGATCCAAAGCCACATAGCCTTAAGAGAGGGGTCCACAGAAAAGGGAATTCCAAGGTATCTAACCACCAGGTGAGGACCTCCCCATTGATATTGAAACCTATTACTCCAGTCAGGAGGAACTTCATGCCATCCAAGACAGGTAGATTTGGAGTAGGAGATCTTTGCTCCCGATATAATGCAAAATGTCTTAAGTTTGTTTTGAAGCGCTTCAAAGTTGCTGTCACAGGCTTCAAAGAAAACAGTAGTGTCATCGGCAAACTGACTGGTGATGAGCTCTTCATTGTTAGGGAGCCGGATACCTCTAACAGCAGGGGACATAGAGTGATCTTTAAGAATATAGTGGAGAGCTTCTGAGGAAATCACAAAAAGGGCAGGGGCCAGGGGGCAGCCCTGTCTGATAGATCTACCCAGAGGGAAGGCCTCGGATAAGGATCCATTGATATCAATCTGGGCAAAAACATCTTTCATCATCATTTTAACAAATTCACAAAATCTGCTAGGAAAACCAAAAGCTTCAAGAGTCATGGTGATGAAATTCCATTCTACTCGATCATAAGCTTTCTCGAAGTCTAAAAGTAGCATGGCAGAGTTTTGCTGGGACTGCTTAGCCCAATGCATAGCTTCCCAGCTAGTTATCACATTTTCTAAAATATACCTTCCCTTAATGAACCCAATCTGTGTTGAGCCAATAATCTTGGGGAGGATGTTCTGAAGCCGTAGAGTAAGGATTTTCGCTAAAATTTTATAGGAGACATTAAGAAAAGTAATCGGCCTCTAGTTTTTAATAAGAGCTTTATCTCCATCTTTGGGGATGAGTTTGATGATGCCCTTATTGATATTCATACCTAAAGAACCTCTAACTAATGCCGCCGAGTATACATTAAGAAGATCATGACAGATCCAACTAATGTTGGCTTTATAGAATTCAGCAGGCAGGCCATCGGGGCCAGGGGCCTTGTCGTTCTGCAGTGAAAGGATTGCTTTCTTGATTTCCCCCACTATGATCTCAGCAGAGAGGAGAGCAGCATCTTGTTCGGTGatctttttgggaataagggaGAAGCATTGGTTCCTGATGTTATTTGCTTCCTCAGAATCTTCGGATGTAAAGAGATCCTGGTAGTATTTTGCAAAGGCATCTTTTATCATATCAGGGTTGGTAATGTCCTGATTATTGATGATAATTCTGTCAATAGCTTCATTAGTCTGTTTATGCTTCAAAAGATTGAAAAAGAATCTTGATTCCCTGTCTCCGAATTGTAACCAATTGGCTCGAGATCTAATTTTTGCACCTCGAGTTTTGGCCTAGAGATGTTTACTAAGAGTATCCTTAGCATAGATGAGCTGGGCAGTAAGGTTGAAGTCAGAGGGGTTGGCTTGAATGCGGGATTCAACAATC encodes:
- the LOC131050425 gene encoding heavy metal-associated isoprenylated plant protein 41; protein product: MEQLPYGNTILQELQRQIEGAVLSQRFIPFQTIHMHYSSLHRILLVGEGDFSFSSSLATAFGSAENIVATSLNSKEMVLRFYKSAGNSIFNLLSRGACVLHDVDATIINQLGIFKGTMFDRIVFNFPHSGFWGKEDSDEVINKHRDLVSKFFQSARMLLSCMGEIHVSHKEGLTYGKWNLVGEAMKAGLSLKDCVTFRITDYPGYTNKRGSGARIDDSFPLGECKTYKFMFTPAAFIEKELMLVREQSYCNAPQPQMWI